One stretch of Hemibagrus wyckioides isolate EC202008001 linkage group LG01, SWU_Hwy_1.0, whole genome shotgun sequence DNA includes these proteins:
- the enkur gene encoding enkurin, which produces MSGLIHPTERIYSLIPREEARREKAPRYTSRFREQVKQEKQQNKASNKTMGPAQVEIPSPEKYLQKHSKEPKIPEKKTFSYRDVQPRKPPVPAKTERPVPGVHSKRDFVRSNAMENIMAVPRKPQPAHTHTKHGDTELLENSGLVPKYIRKEDYGQIPQYLTQRQEEVRQAQEEYDRYIKERMKEGAMKQLSDEERQEILDGLKKNWDELHHQYQGLSVITDTMPKKHRKERLESEMKQLEKDIALMERYKTIYIAKN; this is translated from the exons ATACACGTCGAGGTTCAGGGAGCAGGTGAAGCAGGAGAAACAGCAGAACAAAGCCTCCAACAAGACCATGGGTCCAGCTCAAGTGGAGATACCTTCTCCAGAGAAATACCTGCAGAAACACTCCAAAGAGCCCAAAATTCCTGAGA AGAAAACGTTCTCATACAGAGACGTCCAGCCCAGGAAGCCACCGGTCCCCGCCAAAACCGAGCGGCCGGTCCCGGGCGTCCACAGCAAGAGAGACTTTGTAAGAAGTAACGCGATGGAGAACATCATGGCAGTTCCTCGAAAACCTCagcctgcgcacacacacaccaaacatggAGACACGGAGCTGCTGGAGAACTCAGGCCTCGTCCCCAAGTACATCAGGAAAGAG gattaCGGACAGATCCCGCAGTACCTGactcagagacaggaggaagTGAGGCAAGCGCAGGAGGAATACGATCGCTACATCAAGGAGAGGATGAAGGAGGGAGCCATGAAGCAGCTCTCTGATGAGGAACGGCAGGAAATACTCGAT gggctGAAGAAGAACTGGGATGAGCTTCATCACCAGTACCAGGGTCTGTCTGTGATCACGGACACAATGCCTAAAAAACACAGGAAGGAGAGACTAGAGTCAGAGATGAAGCAGCTGGAGAAAGACATTGCGCTGATGGAGAGATACAAAACCATCTACATCGCAAAAAACTGA